A window of Phycisphaerae bacterium genomic DNA:
GCAACGAGATGAGCCGCTCGGGCTCCGTGGAATGCCCAGGGGCCCTTGTCCCGCCACCGGTCACTACTATAATCGCAGGAAATCGTTCGTCCCGGGCTTCGCATGACGAATCACCGCCGGGCCGGACCGTGCTTGCTGGAGGAATCCATGCCTCACTACATCGCCGAACCCTGCATCAACACCAAGGACACCGCGTGCGTGGCGGTCTGCCCGGTGGACTGCATTCACCCTACCAAGGAAGAGGCCGATTTCGCCACCGCACCCCAACTTTACATCGATCCGGAAACGTGCATCGACTGCGGCCTGTGTGTGGACGAGTGCCCGGTCAAGGCCATCTTTCCGGAAGAGGAACTCCCCGCTGAGTGGCAGAAGTACGCCCAGATCAACACGGCGTATTTCAAGGACAGGTAATGCCTGGTCAGGAATCCGCCCGTCCCGGCTCCGGGGGGCGCCAGGTGCGACGGAGATGGCGGCGATCGATCGTCGGCCGCTGGGCTCCTGTGCAGGCGCCTCCCAGTGATGCACGCGAGGCGGGTTACTCCCCGTCGGCCGAGCTGGCCGGCGCCGAGGCCGATGACGGCTGAGTGTCGGCCATCGGCCGCTCGACCTCCACTTTCTTGACAATGAACTTCCGCTTGCCGTCCTCCTTGACCTTCGTCCCGGT
This region includes:
- a CDS encoding ferredoxin family protein; amino-acid sequence: MPHYIAEPCINTKDTACVAVCPVDCIHPTKEEADFATAPQLYIDPETCIDCGLCVDECPVKAIFPEEELPAEWQKYAQINTAYFKDR